A stretch of DNA from Nonlabens ponticola:
AGCAATGAGGCATTTGCTAGCTCCATACCTGTAAGATCAGTAATCATTGTCTGGTAATTGAGCAGCGCTTCTAGTCTTCCTTGAGCAATTTCTGCCTGATATGGAGTGTAGGCCGTGTACCATCCTGGATTTTCAAGAATATTGCGCTGGATCACGGCTGGCGTGATGGCAGCATTATATCCCAAACCTATGTAGGATTTAAATTGCTTGTTCTGGTTGCCCAAAGCAGTTATATGCTGTGCAAACTCATATTCACTCATCGCTGGATCGAGATCCAGATCCTTTGAAAGTCTGATGCCGGCCGGCACCGTTTGACCAACCAATTCATCGATGCTGTCAACACCTATAGTGTCTAACATTTCTTTAAGGTCTGACTTGCGAGGACCTATATGTCTAAGGGCAAAACGATCTGTATTCATAGTACTTATATGGGCTATTAATAGATGATGCAAAAGTAGTCGATATTGCTGTGGTAACTAACAGTTGAAGCGGTTGTGAGAGCATCATTTTTCAACGATTTATCGTGAGTTGTTAACCGCTGCGATTACATTTGTTTTATGAACTTATCAAGGCGCTTGATTAAATTTTATGTGGACAGTAGTTTGCATGTTGCGCTTGGGCTCACATCGCTTACCATCGTTAGCTTTTTGAAGTTTAATTTGCCGATCGAATTGAAGACTATAGCGTTGGTATTTTTTAGCACAGTCTCAGGGTACAACTTGATCAAGTATAGTCACCAATGGCGCACAGATTTGAACCACCATTTGGCTATATTATGTTTGAGTACCGTTTTTGCCCTATTTAGTATGGTGCTATTGTCGTTTCATAATTGGTTGACAATTGCAATAATTGCTAGTGTTACATTTATCAGTGTTTGGTATGTCTTACCAAAACAATATGGCTTGAGCCTGCGTAGAATGCCCATAATGAAATTGATTGCCGTAGGTATAACGTGGGCATTGATGAGTATAGCGCTGCCAATTGCGGAAAGTGAGCTACTCTTCTTTTTTCTTAGAGTGCCTAGTTTTTTAACAATTTTATTTACACAGACAGTGCTGCTAGTAATGGTGTGGTGCTTGCCATTTGAAATAAGAGATCTTAAAGTTGATGACCCTAACTTAAAAACGTTGCCGCAACTTATCGGAGTTCCTTTAACAAAGGTTGTGGGCTACATATTATTGATCGCTTGTGGATTACTTGGGATTTTAGTCGACAATTATGACAATGGATGGAACGAGACTGATATATTAATTTATCTCTTAACAGCCCTGTTACTTTACTTTTCAACTCAAAGCAGGTCAGATTATTATGCCTCGCTTGTTGTGGAATCCATACCTGTCTTATGGATGATTTTGCTAATTATCGCTGATTAGCGGCTCATGTGCTTTTCTAGCAATTTCTTGATACGCAGTTTTTCCTTATCGGTTAATCTTACCCATTTGAGTTTATTGAGATTGCGCGAGAATGTAGCATTATTGGTATGAAAGGATCTACAACCTGGGCAATGCGTTTTATGAAGTTTGAGCCTGAATTTCTCCTTTGGGTTCAAGTCCCGATATTGATCGCGAGTGCTTAAAACCTGTGCGTCGTCGCACTTGATAAATATTCTTCCTGCCATTACTCGTTCTCGTTAAACCATTTATCTTTTAAGCATTCCATCAGCTGCACTCTAGCGCGGTGCAATATTACCCATAAATTTGACGGCGTCACATCATGTTCCTTACAGATAGTTTCTGTATCAATATTGTCAATAGACTTTTTCACAAAAATGGTAGCGTATCGTTCAGGTAGGTTTTGAATACAAGCGTTGAGTGCATCACCTAGCTCTTGCTGTTCAATCTCATCCTCGATGGTAGGATTGCGCATATCCTGTACACGTTCTTCCAGCCAGTCGCCCTCTTGATCTGATGTCTCCAGGTAGCTTACCCGCACTTCGGCGCGACCTTTTTTTGAATTTTGCTTGCGGTATTGATCAATAATCTTGCGTTTGAGAATTGAGACCAGCCATGTGCGCTCAGTACTATTTCCCTCAAAACGATGCGCACTTTTAAGTCCTGCGAGAAAAGTTTCTGAAACTATATCCTGCGCCAATGCCGAGTCATTCACTCGAGTAATGGTGTAATTGAATAGGTAGTCGCCGTAGCGATCTACCCATTTGTTAGGATCTAGTTTTACTTCTGGCATCGGGTTTTTAAGTTTAGTACTAGATTATGCGACGAGACCAGCTCTTTTGAGCAGCGCGTCTATTTTGGGTTCGCTTCCGCGGAAGCGAGTATATAACAACATTGGATTTTCAGTTCCACCTTTTGATAGCACATGGTCTTTAAACCTAGTGGCTACCTCACGGTTGAAAATGCCTTTCTCTTTAAATAATTCAAAAGCGTCAGCATCCAAGACTTCGGCCCATTTGTAAGAATAGTATCCTGCACTATATCCACCTTGAAAGATATGCGAGAAAGCGGTACTCATGCAACTACTTTCTACATCTGGATATAAATCTGTGTGTTCAAAGGTCTTGCGCTCATATTTCTTTACATTGTCAATTCCTGATGGATCTACACCATGCCAACTCATATCCAGCATACCAAAGGATAGTTGTCGTAATGTTTGCAAGCCCTCATGAAAGTTGGATGCTTTCTTGATTTTGTCGATATACTTTGCTGGAATGACTTCACCAGTCTCATAATGTTTGGCAAAAAGTTCTAGAGATTCTTTTTCATAGCACCAGTTTTCCAATACTTGACTAGGCAACTCTACAAAATCCCAAAATACTGATGTTCCTGACAATCCTTTATAGGTCGTGTTTGCAAGCATACCGTGAAGCGCATGTCCAAATTCATGAAATAGGGTCGTCACCTCATTGAATGTGAGCAGAGACGGTTTGGTTTGGGTTGGCTTGGTAAAATTACAGACGATAGATACATGCGGTCTCACGTTTTTATCGCTATCCATGTACTGTTCTTTGAAACTAGTCATCCACGCACCATTTCGCTTCCCTTTACGCGGAAAGAAATCTGCGTAGAAAATGCTGTTAAGTGAGCCATCTTCATTGCGTGCCTCATACACCATTACATCCTCGTGATAGGTGTCTATTTCTTTATTCAACTTAAAGCTCAGTCCATACAATCGCTGTGCAATTTCAAAGGCGCCATCAATTACATTTTCTAGCTTGAAATAAGGTTTGAGCAATTCATCATCAAGATCAAACCGCTGTTTTTTCATTTTCTCGACAAAATAAGCACCATCCCATTTTTGTAATTTCTTGATGGATGGCAGTTTATTTTCTTTAAGATATTGATGGGCAAAGCCAGTTAGTTCTTCAAACTCTGATTTGGCGGCCGGCTTTGCTTTCTCCAGCAATTCTTGTGAGAACTCATTGACGCGCTCTGGTGACATGGCCATGCGTTCTTCCAGCACAAAATGTGCATGAGTCTCATATCCTAGTAATTGCGCACGTTCATAACGCAGCTGTACAATTTCCAAAACATTATCCTGATTGCTATGCTCTCCGCTGTAGGCTCTAGCACCAAAGGCTTTCGATAATTTCTCACGCAGCTCACGATTGTCTGCATAAGTCATAAAAGGTAGGTAACTAGGATAATCCAATGTAAAAACGTAGCCCGATTTCTCGCGGCTTTTTGCCTCATCTGCTGCAGCTTCCAGCGCGGTATCTGGCAAACCAGCGAGTTGATCCTTGTCTTCAATGTGCAATTCAAATTCCTGCGTTGCGGCAAGAACGTTCTCACCAAATCCTAGCGTCAATTGCGCTAGGCGCACGTCAATCTCGCGTAATCTTGTCTTGCTTTCTTCTGTAAGATTGGCACCGTTGCGAGCAAATCTCTTGTATTGTTTTTCTAGTAGCGTTGCTTGTTCAGGATCAAGTGTTAACTCGTCGCGCTGATCATAAACGCTTTTGACTCGTTTGAAAAGCTCCTGATTGAGCGTCACATCGTTCCCAAATTTGGAGAGAATAGGACTCACCTCACGGGCGATGCGTTGGATCTCGTCAGTGGTTTCGGCACTGTTCAAATTGAAAAATATGGAACTTATACGGCTCAATGTATCACCGCTGCTGTCCAGCGCCTCGATGGTATTTGTGAATGTCGCTGGCTGGGAATTATTGACTATGTCGTCTATTTGAGATTGGGCTAGGGATATCGCTTTCGCGAAAGCGGGCTCAAAATGCGCCTCATCGATAGCGGAAAATGGTGCGGTATCAAACGGTGTCTTAAACGTGGACAGTAATGGATTGCTTTTACTCATGTAGGTAAAAGTACCATCCAAAAGATGAATGATGTATAGGGATTTGTTAAATACCGTGCGTTATAAGAAGATGTAACCGTAAGCGAAAAATATCATAGTAGCTGCTATATGTGCGTTGCCTAGCCAATTAATCCTGGCACTTGTGAATTGGCGATTGATAATGATGGCAAGTATAAAATGAATTGAGCCAGTGGTGAGAAAATGCCAGCGAACTTGATGGCGTAATGTTAGTTCATAACATAGCCATGCCGCGGTTAATATCAATGAAATAATAGAAAACCAGCGGTAATTGCTAGCCATTATCACGCAGTTGCTTTGATCCTGCAATCACTTTTTCCTTGAGCGATTGCTTGTAGGCCATAATTCTAGATCGCATATCTTCTTGAGTGGCACCAATTATTTGCGCTGCGAGAATACCTGCATTTTTACCACCATCAAGGGCTACCGTTGCCACAGGAACGCCACCTGGCATTTGTAGGATGGACAGCACGCTATCCCAGCCGTCGATGCTATTGCTAGACTTTACAGGAACACCGATTACAGGTAATGGTGATAAACTCGCCACCATACCAGGCAAGTGAGCTGCGCCGCCAGCGCCAGCGATAATTACAGCAATGCCACGCTCGTGAGCTGTGGTGCCAAAATCAAACATTTTCTCTGGTGTGCGATGCGCACTGACCACATCAACCTCGGTCTCGATGTCCAATTCCTTAAGAATATCAATGGCTTGCTGCATGATGGGCAGATCGCTGGTACTACCCATGATAATGGCGACTTTTTTATTCATAGAGTAAAAGTATGAAATATGAAAAGTATAAGCAGGTGTGATCCATAGTTTTGACAGGATTAACATAGCCGCAACAGTACATGGTATGGTTGTGGATTAATTTTAGAAAAAATAGAACAATGATCAAGCAATTTATAGCAGCTGCAATCCTGGTAAGTGCCGTTTCCTGTAAGTCTAACGCACAGGAAGGCAATGAAACTGCCATGGCAGACGACCAGCGAAAAGAATATGAAATCACTAAAACGGAGCAAGAATGGCAAAAGCAACTCACCGCCGAGGAATTCAATGTACTGCGCGAGGCAGGAACTGAGCGACCGTTCACAAGTCCGCTGAATGATGAGACGAGTCCAGGAACACTGGTTTGTGCAGCTTGCAAGGCGCCTGTTTATGACAACAAACACAAATTCAAGTCAGGAACTGGATGGCCTAGTTATGACCGCGCCATCGATGGTCAAGTAGAACGTGATGTAGATTATAAAATTGGCTATGCTCGTACGGAGCTCAAATGCGCGACTTGTGGTAGTCATTTGGGTCACGAGTTTGACGACGGACCAAGAGATACAACGGGTAAGCGTCACTGTATAAATGGTGTGGCACTGGATTTTGTGCCAGAAGGACAGGAACTGCCACCATTGAATAGAGATTAATACTGGTTACGCTTTCGCGAAAGCAAACTATCAAAATAGCATCATGACAGAAGAAGAATTCAAGAGTAAACTCACGCCAGAACAGTATCATATCCTTAGAGAAAAAGGCACTGAGCGACCATTTACAGGTGAGTATAACACACATTATGAAGATGGCGTGTATAGCTGTGCTGCTTGCGGTAACGAGCTCTACAAATCTGAAGCAAAATTTGACAGTGGTTGCGGCTGGCCATCCTTTGACGATGAGATTGAAGGTGCTATCGAGCGCAAACGCGATGCCACACACGGCATGATACGCACCGAGATTTTATGTGCCAATTGCGGTAGCCATTTGGGTCACGTATTCAATGATGGACCTACCAACACAGGCATCAGACACTGTGTAAATAGTTTGAGTCTTGACTTTGAGAAGAAGTAGTTTGAGTAGTTTAAGTAGTTAGTATGAAGTATTAAGACGGTTTTGTTTTTGATTTTTAGTCACAGTTCGCAGTGTTAAGTTTCGGTTTACAGTTTTCAGTCGCAGATTTCAGTTCTTAGTTGCTGTTTTTATGATCACTGAAAAAAGACAATTCTATTCAGGCATGGTCAACTATTAATCGATAACTGATAACTAAATACTATTTAGCTGTTCCACTCTGGTAAATCTTCCATCCAGACTTTCATTTTGGTTTTTTTCTGGATGACACGCATATGGTGGGATTCATCCGGCGTTACTAGATTGATAACCGTTCCTGGATTCTCGGCACGACCTGTGCGGCCTATGCGGTGAATGTAATCTTTTGGTGATCGAGGCAATTCATAGTTTATGACGTAAGGCAAGAACTCAATGTCAATACCACGAGATAGCAGATCTGTCGTTACTAGACAGCGCACACCAGTTTCTGCATAGTTTTTAAAGTCATTTAAATGACCTTGTCGTGTTCCTTGCGCTTTCTTACCGTGAATGGCTTTGGATTTGATTCCGTTAGTGTTGAGTTTGTCATTCACGTGTTCTACTTGATAAGTAGATGAACAAAATATCATGACCTGTTTCATGTCGTGCTGCTCAATTAAATGCCTGAGTAATACACCTTTCTTTTCAGGTGTTACTCGGTAGCCTAATTGCTTGATCAGTGATAGGTCCTCTTCAGGTACTTGAACGTTGATGACGACTGGATCAATTCCCATGCGCTGAATAACCAGCGATACTTTTTCTGTAAAGGTGGCAGAAAATAATAAGGATTGCTTTTTTGATGGTAAGTGGTCCAGAACCTTATCCATCTCATCCTTGAAACCCATGGATAGCATTTTGTCGGCTTCATCCAAAACAAGAATCTCAGTTTTCTTAAGACTTACCGCGTTTTTCTCTACCAATTCCAACAAACGGCCTGGCGTGGCAACTAGAATATCCACACTATTGATAATCATCATTTGCGGATTGATACTCACACCACCATAAACAGGCATGGTAATGAGTGGTTGCTTCATCGCTTTTGAGAAATGAATTAGCGCATCACTTACTTGGACGGCAAGCTCTCTAGTTGGAACCATCACCAGCGCAGCTATTTCTCTGTTTGCCGATTTTTTGCCATGCAATCGTTGCAAAAGCGGTAGGGCATAGGCAATCGTTTTTCCCGAACCAGTTTTAGCAATTCCCAGCACGTCCTTTCCATCAAGAATAGGCGGTATCGCCTGTTGTTGGATAGGTGTTGGATTAGGGAAATTATCCTTTTCAAGTTGGCTAATGAACGCGCCGTCAAGCTTTAAATCGCTAAAAGTCATAAAGTGTTGTGAGATGCAAAGGTAATGGTAAGAATTGCTAAACCTATGCTAAGTCACTGGATGGATAATTCAGTCTGATAGATCACTCTTTATATTTAGAGTATGAACAAATTACCGCAGTCCTATTATGAGAAACAAGACGTTGTTTTTCTCGCCAGAGATTTAATAGGTAAAACCATTGTATCTATAATTGATGGCAACCGCACTAGCGGAATCATCACAGAGACTGAAGCCTACAGAGGTTATGATGACAAAGCTTGTCATGCGCATTTAGGCAGGTTTACAGATCGCACCAAAATTATGTATGAGACTGGTGGCGTGGCTTACGTTTACCTATGTTACGGAATCCATCATTTGTTCAATATCATTACCAATACTCAGGATAATGCAGATGCGATATTAATACGAGCTGTGGAGCCTATTGATGGTATTGACATTATGAAGCAACGTCGTGGCAAGGAAAAGCTGGACAAGACTTTGACCTCAGGTCCTGGTAATTTTAGCAAGGCCTTTGCGCTGGACAAATCTCATTACGGCGCAGATCTTACCGGCGATACCGTATGGATTGAAGAATCAAATAAATCCATTGATCCTGAGGAAATCATTATAAGCAAGCGCATAGGTATTGACTATGCCGATGAGGATAAAGATCTACCGTGGCGTTTTTACCTCAATACTTCAAAATTTGTGAGCAAGCGTTAGACCGTGATCTTTTGACAGGTTTTAGTTAGGAATTCCAGGGCTAATCTGCCAGCATGTCAAAAAACTAGTTTGGTACTTGATTTGACCAGTGAGGTTGGTTGTGTTTTTGCTTTCGCGAAAGCGTAACTATCACAATTAAATTTAAACACATAAAATATGTCACAACAAGGAAAAATTAATGTTGCTGTAGAGAACATCTTCCCATTAATCAAGAAGTTCCTGTATAGCGATCACGAGATTTTTTTAAGAGAATTGATATCCAATGCGACCGATGCTACACTAAAATTGAAGCACCTAGCCAGCATAGGCGAGGCGAGTGTAGAGTTGGGCGACCAGCAAATTGAAGTGAAGATCGATAAGGACGGCAAGAAGCTGCATATTATTGATCAAGGTATAGGTATGACCGAGGATGAGGTGCAGAAGTACATCAATGAGGTGGCCTTTTCTGGAGCTGAGGAATTTCTAGAGAAATATAAAGATACGGCTAGCGATAGTGGTATTATTGGTCACTTTGGTCTTGGGTTTTATAGTGCCTTTATGGTGGCTGATAAGGTTGAGATCATGACCAAATCATATAAGGACGAGCCAGCAGTGCACTGGAGCTGTGATGGATCACCTAACTATACGATCGAGGCGGCAGATAAGAAAGACTTTGGTACCGAGATCATTTTGCACATCTCTGACGATGAGCAAGAGTTTCTAGAAGAAAGCCGCATACGTGAGCTATTGGTCAAGTACAATAAGTTCATGCCAGTGCCTATCAAATTTGGTACGAAGACTATCACGCTAGACAAGCCAGAAGACGCCAAAGAAGATGATCCAGCACCGACTGAAGAAGTCGATAATATCATCAATAATCCTAATCCAGCATGGACCAAGCAGCCTAGCGAGCTAGAAGACAAGGATTATAAGGAGTTTTATATAGAGTTGTACCCAATGCAATTTGAGGAGCCTCTCTTTAATATTCACCTGAATGTAGATTATCCATTCAACTTGACGGGTATCCTGTATTTCCCAAAAATGACACAGGACCTAAACGTGCAAAAGGATCGCATCCAGCTGTATCAAAATCAAGTGTTTGTAACGGATAATGTGGAAGGAATCGTACCAGAATTCCTGACTATGCTGCGTGGAGTCATCGACAGTCCAGATATACCACTGAATGTTTCTCGTTCTTATCTGCAAGCTGATGGTGCTGTTAAGAAAATATCCAGCTACATCACCCGTAAAGTAGCAGATAAGCTCAAGTCCTTATTCAACGAAGACCGCAAGGCTTTTGAAGAAAAGTGGAACGATATCAAGATCGTCATCGAGTACGGTATGTTGAGTGAGGAGAAATTCTTTGAGAAGAGCGATGCCTTTGCATTATATCCTACGGTCGATGGTACTTATTACACCTGGAGTGAGTTGATGGACAAGATCAAACCTACTCAAACTGATAAGGATGATAAGACGGTCATATTATATGCATCTAACAAGGACGAGCAGCACAGCTACTTGAAAGCTGCTAAAGACAAAGGTTATGAAGTTTTATTGTTAGACTCGCCGATCGTGAGCCACTTGATGCAAAAGCTAGAAACCTCTAAAGAGAAAGTAAGCTTTGCCCGTGTGGATGCAGATCATGTAGATAATTTGATTAAGAAAGAAGAAGATCAAATATCAAAGTTGTCTGATGACGAGAAGGAAGAATTGAAAACCAGTATCACAGAAGCTATAGACAACAGCAACTTCACTGTTCAAGTAGAACCTATGAGCAGTGATGCAGCGCCATTCATCATCACACAACCAGAGTTCATGCGTCGCATGAAAGAGATGCAGGCAACTGGTGGCGGTGGCGGCATGATGGGCTTTGGTAACATGCCAGACATGTACAATCTTGTAGTCAATGCAAACCATGAGTTGGTTCAAGAGATATTTAGTACTAAAACGAAGAAGAAAAAGGATCGATTGATCCAGCAATCTTTTGATTTGGCCAGGTTATCCCAAGGACTTTTAAAAGGTGAAGCGTTGACTCAATTTGTCAACAGAAGTTATGAGTTGATCAAGTAGATAAACTATATATTTTGATTAAAAGCTCCTATACGGGAGCTTTTTTTATGCTCTAAATCTAAAGCCTGAAGTTTCTTAAAATTATGTTTACTTTTTTATGGTAATTACTTCAACAAAAATTCCTTTTAAGATTCACATTTGCTAATTGCAGTTGTAGGAAATATTGTCAAACATTGTATTTCAACGTGTTAACAAAGATTTAACATATTCTTCTAATCCATTGATTTTGCAGATAAAATTTTATGTAAAAATTAGTCAAAAGCAATTATTCGATAAACGGTATTAGGAATATAGGTAGGAAGTAATGCTATATTTGACATGTCTGATTTGTAGTTGAGATCATGCCCCTTTTGATCTTAAAAATTAGCCAATGGTTATCCCCAAACTGTTGAAAGTGAAATTCCCTTGTTGAAATGGACTTGTGTCCCTGTAAATGTTGAATTAGATGCGTAAGATCTAATTTGATAGCTCATAATGTGTATTTATTAATTCTAAATATTTAATTATGAAAAGAGTAATTCTTTGTGCTTCGGCACTACTGGCAGGCGGCTTTGCGATGGCACAGCAACCAGCACCACAGACTGTTCCCACAAGAACAGCTCAAACTATCGCACCACGCGTGGTCACCATACCTACTGCAGGTGCAAGCGCAGGAAGCAACTATTCTGACATCGATCAGGCCGGTATAGGTAGTGATGCCACTGTGAAACAACAAGGTACAGCACAGGGCTCCTTTATTTCTCAAGTAGGAAGCGACAATGCCAATCGTAATGATGTTGTTGTAAGACAATGGGGTAATGTAACTGCTCTTAGTGGTGAAGGAAACTATGGAGAAGTTGATCAAAATGGTGCAGGTAATACATTTTACGGTACCCAAGAAGGTGACTTTAACCAGATGTTCTCTACTCAAGTAGGTCTAGACAATGATGTATACGTACAACAAGGTGATGACACTGCTGAGCAGGCTGAAGGGAATTTAGCAATAGTCGATCAGGATGGATCAATCAACGTAGCCTCTGTTGAGCAACGTTTTGATAACAATCAGTCATCAATCACTCAAAGAAATAGTGTTGGCGCGATCAGTGGTAACGTTTCCTACCAAGATCAGGTAGCTAATCCAAATCAGTCTGCGGGTCATGTAGCAATAGGTGAGCAATGGGGTGAAGGTAATGAATTGGCGCAATTTCAGGTAGGGCCTGGTGACGGTAACTATGCTGAGGCCTTACAAGGTAATGCAACAGATGCTGCTCAAGGAGGATTTGTGCAACAAGTTCAAACTGGTTCATTAAATGAAGCTTACGCAACTCAAATAGGAGTAGATAACACATTGTATCAAGAACAAGACGGTAGCGGCAACACAGCACAAGCTATTCAGGCTGATAATCCTGCAAGTGGTAATGATATGGTTGCTATGCAATATCAAAGTGGAGATGATCACAGTGCCTATGTAAAGCAAAATGGTTCTTTGAATGAGGCATATCAAGAACAATTTGGTGAAGGCAACATTTCTAACATTGAGCAAAGAGGTGGCGTGAATCCACTAGAAGCAAATCTAGCAACTACTTTACAAAGTGGAGCGTTGAACCAATCTGATATACTTCAAAAAACAAGAGGTAACGTATCATTTGTTGACCAATTAGGGAATGGTCACCAATCAATAATTAACCAAAATGCTAACGGAACATCAGCTCCAGGAGCACAAGGATTCAATACTGCAACTGTTTCTCAACGTAATGCAAACGTTTCTTTCTCGCCAGCTCAATCTCGCACTTTTGTAGGAACGCCAGCTGCTCAAAGAGTACGTAACAATAACAACTAAAACATTTTATCCAGGTGAGGTTTTTATCTCATCTGGATCTTTAAAACACACATTATGAAACATTTAATTATAACTGCTTCAGCTCTATTGGTAGGATCGATAGCTGCAGCACAATCGCAACAACCTATAGTGGCACCTGTTGCACAGACAATTTCAACTGCGAGCGCTGCGCAAGGTGGCAACTCTTCTAAGGTTGATCAATCAGGTATAGGTAGTGATGCTGTTGTGGCACAACAAGGTACCGCAAACGGTTCATTCATTGCTCAGGCAGGTACTGACAATGGAAATCGCAACGTGGCTGACGTACTACAACATGGTAATGTACAGCCTAGCATTAGCGGTCACTTAAACTACTCAGACATCGCACAGGTAGGAGCTGGAAATGAGTTTATGGTGACTCAACAAGGTGATCTAAACCAGATGTTTGGTACTCAAGATGGTGTTGATAATGCCGCACTGGTACAACAAGGCGCTGATGGACCGCAGCAAGCTGAAGGTAATTTAGCTTTAGTAGATCAGTCAGGTCTAGGCAATGATGCGGAAGTACAGCAGCGTTGGGATAACAATCAGTCAAGCATTTTACAAAGTAATGATGCGGTTGCGGGTGTAGGTAACAAATCATTCCAAAGTCAAAAAGCTAATCCTAACCAGTCTGCAGGACACCGTGCAATAGGTGAGCAGTATGGTGATGGTAATCAATTGGTCCAAATTCAAGAAGGTCCAGGTTCTGGAAACTACGCGCAATCTAATCAAGGTAATGCAACAACTGCAGCAACAACTGCTTTTGCACAGCAGGTACAGTCTGGTGAAGGAAATGAAGCATACAATACCCAATTTGGTGTGAATGATGAATCTTTCCAGGAGCAAGTTGGGTCTGACAACCTTGCAGAAGTAAAGCAAAATACACTTCCTACTATTGGTGCAGATAACTATGCGGCACAGTTCCAGGATGGATCTGATAATGAAGCTCGTGCTGATCAAAACGGATTTAATCAAGATGCTTTTCAAGAGCAGTACGGAACTAATAATGTCTCTACAATCAAACAACGCGCTGGACAAGTTGCTGGTAATCTAGCTCTTTCTATTCAAAGAGGAGATGCTAATATATCTGCAATTACTCAAAACCTTGATGGAAATAGTGCTATGGTAGATCAGTTAGGAGATGGCCATCACAGTGTGGTAAATCAAAATGCCTCTCAAAATGCATCTGCGAGACCTAATGCTGGCTTCAATACGGCAACCGTAACTCAAAGAAATGCAAACGTTTCATTGACTCGTGCGACTCAAAGAGCAGCAGCTGTCAAGAGACACTTCAACAATTAATCAACCTTTTTTAATCCACCAGTGAACACTGGTGGATTATTAATATTAAAAAACGAATTATGAAGTACACAATAATAACGGCTGCTATCCTTTTAGGTGGATCAGTAGCTATGGCTCAAGGTCCGGTACGTAA
This window harbors:
- a CDS encoding DEAD/DEAH box helicase, translated to MTFSDLKLDGAFISQLEKDNFPNPTPIQQQAIPPILDGKDVLGIAKTGSGKTIAYALPLLQRLHGKKSANREIAALVMVPTRELAVQVSDALIHFSKAMKQPLITMPVYGGVSINPQMMIINSVDILVATPGRLLELVEKNAVSLKKTEILVLDEADKMLSMGFKDEMDKVLDHLPSKKQSLLFSATFTEKVSLVIQRMGIDPVVINVQVPEEDLSLIKQLGYRVTPEKKGVLLRHLIEQHDMKQVMIFCSSTYQVEHVNDKLNTNGIKSKAIHGKKAQGTRQGHLNDFKNYAETGVRCLVTTDLLSRGIDIEFLPYVINYELPRSPKDYIHRIGRTGRAENPGTVINLVTPDESHHMRVIQKKTKMKVWMEDLPEWNS
- the msrB gene encoding peptide-methionine (R)-S-oxide reductase MsrB — its product is MKQFIAAAILVSAVSCKSNAQEGNETAMADDQRKEYEITKTEQEWQKQLTAEEFNVLREAGTERPFTSPLNDETSPGTLVCAACKAPVYDNKHKFKSGTGWPSYDRAIDGQVERDVDYKIGYARTELKCATCGSHLGHEFDDGPRDTTGKRHCINGVALDFVPEGQELPPLNRD
- the purE gene encoding 5-(carboxyamino)imidazole ribonucleotide mutase, with protein sequence MNKKVAIIMGSTSDLPIMQQAIDILKELDIETEVDVVSAHRTPEKMFDFGTTAHERGIAVIIAGAGGAAHLPGMVASLSPLPVIGVPVKSSNSIDGWDSVLSILQMPGGVPVATVALDGGKNAGILAAQIIGATQEDMRSRIMAYKQSLKEKVIAGSKQLRDNG
- a CDS encoding M3 family metallopeptidase; the encoded protein is MSKSNPLLSTFKTPFDTAPFSAIDEAHFEPAFAKAISLAQSQIDDIVNNSQPATFTNTIEALDSSGDTLSRISSIFFNLNSAETTDEIQRIAREVSPILSKFGNDVTLNQELFKRVKSVYDQRDELTLDPEQATLLEKQYKRFARNGANLTEESKTRLREIDVRLAQLTLGFGENVLAATQEFELHIEDKDQLAGLPDTALEAAADEAKSREKSGYVFTLDYPSYLPFMTYADNRELREKLSKAFGARAYSGEHSNQDNVLEIVQLRYERAQLLGYETHAHFVLEERMAMSPERVNEFSQELLEKAKPAAKSEFEELTGFAHQYLKENKLPSIKKLQKWDGAYFVEKMKKQRFDLDDELLKPYFKLENVIDGAFEIAQRLYGLSFKLNKEIDTYHEDVMVYEARNEDGSLNSIFYADFFPRKGKRNGAWMTSFKEQYMDSDKNVRPHVSIVCNFTKPTQTKPSLLTFNEVTTLFHEFGHALHGMLANTTYKGLSGTSVFWDFVELPSQVLENWCYEKESLELFAKHYETGEVIPAKYIDKIKKASNFHEGLQTLRQLSFGMLDMSWHGVDPSGIDNVKKYERKTFEHTDLYPDVESSCMSTAFSHIFQGGYSAGYYSYKWAEVLDADAFELFKEKGIFNREVATRFKDHVLSKGGTENPMLLYTRFRGSEPKIDALLKRAGLVA
- a CDS encoding sigma-70 family RNA polymerase sigma factor; amino-acid sequence: MPEVKLDPNKWVDRYGDYLFNYTITRVNDSALAQDIVSETFLAGLKSAHRFEGNSTERTWLVSILKRKIIDQYRKQNSKKGRAEVRVSYLETSDQEGDWLEERVQDMRNPTIEDEIEQQELGDALNACIQNLPERYATIFVKKSIDNIDTETICKEHDVTPSNLWVILHRARVQLMECLKDKWFNENE
- a CDS encoding UbiA prenyltransferase family protein: MNLSRRLIKFYVDSSLHVALGLTSLTIVSFLKFNLPIELKTIALVFFSTVSGYNLIKYSHQWRTDLNHHLAILCLSTVFALFSMVLLSFHNWLTIAIIASVTFISVWYVLPKQYGLSLRRMPIMKLIAVGITWALMSIALPIAESELLFFFLRVPSFLTILFTQTVLLVMVWCLPFEIRDLKVDDPNLKTLPQLIGVPLTKVVGYILLIACGLLGILVDNYDNGWNETDILIYLLTALLLYFSTQSRSDYYASLVVESIPVLWMILLIIAD
- the msrB gene encoding peptide-methionine (R)-S-oxide reductase MsrB yields the protein MTEEEFKSKLTPEQYHILREKGTERPFTGEYNTHYEDGVYSCAACGNELYKSEAKFDSGCGWPSFDDEIEGAIERKRDATHGMIRTEILCANCGSHLGHVFNDGPTNTGIRHCVNSLSLDFEKK